One Tautonia rosea genomic window carries:
- the ruvC gene encoding crossover junction endodeoxyribonuclease RuvC, with product MALTVVESGSEQPSRPVPGRVVGIDPGLGVTGYAVIEPAPRPTSGLIGPPPLVVEAGVIRAKRDGTLASRLDTIYQGILEVLDAFPPGALALEQVHSRPAHPRTAILMAHARGVIMLAAAQRGVPVIGYAASRIKKTLTGHGRAPKEQMQHAIRTELGLDRLPEPHDVADACAVALCHFQNERNQGALLRGSNG from the coding sequence ATGGCATTGACAGTGGTGGAATCCGGCTCAGAGCAACCGTCGCGGCCGGTTCCCGGTCGGGTCGTCGGCATCGATCCCGGCCTGGGGGTCACGGGTTACGCCGTGATCGAACCGGCCCCTCGGCCGACATCCGGGCTGATCGGGCCGCCCCCTCTCGTGGTCGAGGCCGGGGTCATCCGCGCAAAGCGAGACGGAACGCTCGCGAGCCGGCTCGACACCATCTACCAGGGGATTCTCGAAGTTCTCGACGCCTTCCCCCCCGGTGCCCTGGCCCTGGAGCAGGTTCACAGCCGCCCGGCACATCCAAGGACCGCCATTCTTATGGCCCACGCCCGAGGGGTGATCATGCTCGCCGCTGCGCAACGCGGGGTGCCGGTGATCGGTTACGCCGCCTCCCGGATCAAGAAGACCCTCACCGGCCACGGCCGGGCGCCGAAGGAACAGATGCAGCACGCCATCCGGACCGAACTCGGCCTCGACCGCCTTCCCGAACCGCACGACGTCGCCGACGCCTGCGCCGTCGCGCTTTGCCATTTCCAGAACGAACGCAACCAAGGAGCCCTGCTCCGAGGCTCGAACGGGTAA
- a CDS encoding tetratricopeptide repeat protein produces the protein MPTIPVPSRASTSGEPPVPAADPARLRLTDGAILLAFAAVTFLLGVFPLKDVDFWWHLRTGDLIRETGEIPRTDLYTYTVPDRSWIDLHWGFQILLSYGFERGGVVFLNLAKCVITTIAVLLLVTAKRREWPLWVMVLTWLPALVLLGGRMYIRPETLTLLYISIFLAVLFRWDRQPWLGLVLPLTQVCWVNTQGLFVFGPILLTFALIDAALRPNAFGPDRRRWWKIALGVSVLVGLACLMNPYGIRGALFPLTDLLFGTLNDPIFKQEIAELSSIPRLIAESAGYPHFMLIVHLTVVALGGLSFVIPLLWQGTARLGDLRLSPTTPEPAERSRKTKGKKTKASTRRETNRKPAVEPSWSLRPFRLLLYLAFTALSWQATRNSHQFAAIVGTITAWNFGEWAAAVLRRRAEQGKTAIPRLWPRLVTLCVTVGLFATVASGQLYALAEEGRTIGLGEEPAWFPHRAVEFAGSEGLPPRFLGFHIGHDALFIYHHGPERKVFVDPRLEVMGSDQYRAYSKLSRAIATDDPRAPWRPGLEQAGNPVLLADHSLATGVGVSLLLEPSWRCIWFDEVASVFAHEPDARTADLPAVDFLGRHFGTQLDPSPPSRDVEWLSATKGLSKFVLVLLEQRGRPDQASVLIPLGLDLARETRRRMPGAAEPWAFAAALELGRVPGLGVAGADRRYLRPFDPVADLHRARVAAFAREALQRDPDEQIALSALLGLALQGGMTEVAIPLLERSAARPPRSPQQAMSRDASRTQLDRLKTQLGREPRIDVSNGERIRRSVDALLASGRVASAVELLEEQYPLAERDWPTTDRIAALQMHLGYPDRARQSWQAVVDPPNLAIRQARVAATFYAVDDLDTARDAYRQALIEDPELFDAHFGLMLVEFDAGRADLALEAARNALGRAPDDAAKAAVEAIIRRVEPYAGR, from the coding sequence GTGCCCACGATTCCCGTTCCGTCGCGGGCCAGCACTTCCGGTGAGCCCCCCGTCCCCGCCGCCGATCCGGCTCGGCTTCGCCTGACGGATGGGGCCATCCTGCTTGCCTTCGCCGCCGTCACGTTCCTGCTCGGAGTCTTTCCGCTAAAGGACGTCGATTTCTGGTGGCACCTTCGAACCGGCGACCTGATTCGAGAAACAGGCGAGATCCCCCGCACCGACCTTTACACCTACACCGTGCCCGATCGTTCCTGGATCGACTTGCACTGGGGATTTCAGATCCTTCTGAGCTACGGTTTCGAGCGCGGCGGGGTTGTCTTCCTCAACCTGGCCAAGTGCGTCATCACGACCATCGCCGTCCTGCTCCTCGTGACTGCGAAGCGTCGGGAATGGCCGCTCTGGGTGATGGTCCTGACCTGGCTCCCGGCCCTGGTCCTGCTGGGAGGCCGGATGTACATTCGGCCGGAAACGCTCACGCTTCTGTATATTTCGATTTTTCTGGCGGTGCTCTTTCGCTGGGATCGGCAGCCTTGGCTCGGATTGGTGCTACCCTTGACTCAGGTCTGCTGGGTCAACACGCAAGGGTTGTTCGTCTTCGGGCCGATTCTGCTCACCTTTGCTCTTATCGACGCCGCCTTGCGTCCCAATGCGTTTGGTCCCGACCGCCGCCGGTGGTGGAAAATCGCTCTCGGGGTGTCGGTTCTGGTTGGTCTGGCCTGTTTGATGAACCCCTACGGTATTCGAGGGGCCTTGTTTCCCTTGACCGATCTGTTGTTCGGCACCCTGAATGATCCAATCTTCAAGCAAGAAATTGCTGAATTAAGTTCGATTCCCCGGCTGATCGCCGAGTCGGCGGGTTATCCGCATTTCATGCTGATCGTCCACCTGACGGTCGTCGCTCTCGGTGGCCTGAGCTTCGTCATTCCGCTACTCTGGCAAGGCACGGCCAGGCTCGGCGATCTTCGGCTCTCTCCCACCACTCCCGAGCCGGCCGAGCGCTCCAGAAAAACAAAGGGGAAAAAAACCAAAGCCTCGACGAGGCGTGAGACGAATCGCAAGCCGGCGGTCGAGCCCTCCTGGTCGCTTCGACCCTTCCGACTGCTGCTCTACCTCGCCTTCACAGCCCTGAGCTGGCAGGCGACCCGCAACAGCCACCAGTTCGCGGCGATTGTTGGGACCATCACTGCCTGGAACTTCGGAGAGTGGGCTGCCGCGGTGCTCCGCCGACGGGCCGAACAAGGAAAGACAGCGATTCCTCGCCTCTGGCCAAGGCTGGTGACGCTGTGTGTTACGGTCGGCCTCTTCGCCACCGTGGCCTCGGGCCAGCTCTATGCCCTGGCCGAAGAAGGCCGGACGATCGGACTCGGTGAGGAACCCGCCTGGTTCCCACACCGCGCTGTCGAGTTCGCCGGGAGCGAAGGGCTCCCCCCGCGCTTCCTCGGGTTTCATATCGGACATGATGCCTTGTTCATTTATCATCATGGTCCGGAGCGAAAGGTCTTTGTCGACCCAAGGCTCGAAGTCATGGGCTCCGACCAGTACCGCGCTTACTCGAAGCTGAGCCGGGCCATTGCCACCGACGACCCCCGAGCCCCCTGGCGGCCGGGACTCGAACAGGCAGGCAACCCGGTCTTGCTCGCCGATCACAGCCTGGCGACCGGGGTCGGCGTTTCGCTTCTGCTGGAACCCTCCTGGCGATGCATCTGGTTCGACGAGGTGGCCTCCGTCTTTGCCCACGAGCCCGACGCCCGAACAGCCGACCTGCCCGCGGTCGACTTCCTCGGCCGCCACTTCGGCACCCAGCTCGACCCGTCGCCACCGAGTCGTGATGTCGAGTGGCTCTCCGCCACCAAAGGCTTGAGCAAATTCGTCCTTGTTTTGCTTGAACAGCGCGGCCGGCCCGATCAGGCCTCCGTGTTGATTCCGCTCGGCCTCGACCTCGCTCGCGAAACGCGACGGCGCATGCCCGGTGCAGCCGAACCCTGGGCCTTTGCCGCTGCCCTGGAGCTGGGACGCGTCCCCGGGCTCGGCGTGGCGGGGGCCGATCGCCGCTACCTCCGCCCGTTCGACCCTGTCGCAGACCTGCACCGGGCGCGGGTGGCCGCCTTTGCCCGAGAGGCACTTCAACGTGATCCCGACGAGCAAATCGCGCTCTCGGCACTGCTTGGCCTTGCGCTTCAGGGCGGGATGACCGAGGTCGCCATTCCCCTGCTGGAGCGATCGGCCGCCCGCCCTCCTCGCTCTCCACAGCAGGCGATGTCGCGCGATGCGTCTCGGACCCAGCTTGATCGCCTGAAGACTCAGCTCGGCCGCGAGCCCCGGATCGACGTTTCCAATGGTGAACGCATTCGACGGAGTGTCGATGCCTTGCTCGCTTCTGGCCGCGTGGCCTCGGCGGTGGAATTGCTCGAAGAACAGTATCCCCTGGCCGAGCGCGATTGGCCGACCACCGACCGCATCGCAGCGTTGCAAATGCATCTTGGGTATCCGGATCGAGCACGACAGTCGTGGCAAGCCGTGGTCGATCCGCCGAACTTGGCGATCCGCCAGGCCCGCGTGGCCGCCACCTTTTACGCCGTGGACGACCTGGACACCGCGCGAGACGCTTACCGCCAGGCTCTCATCGAGGACCCTGAACTCTTTGATGCCCACTTCGGCCTGATGCTGGTCGAGTTCGACGCCGGTCGGGCCGATCTCGCCCTCGAAGCCGCCCGCAACGCCCTGGGCCGTGCCCCGGACGACGCAGCGAAGGCTGCCGTTGAGGCGATCATCCGGCGCGTCGAGCCGTACGCGGGCCGCTAA
- a CDS encoding DUF1501 domain-containing protein: MIRFLAPARTHREPATRREFLRIGGLAGLGTLALNRGASSSDSPLGPGFGKARSVILVYANGGQSQFETWDPKPEAPREIRGAFDPIASSVPGTIVCEHLPKLASLAHRYSILRSVSHDDLDHGSAAYLTLTGRYHPRKSSNPLPSPNDFPTLGAVLKRARPSQVTPYTAAHINMPVVVPELPAPGQDGGFLGRADAPLVVGDPTDPEGSLPDLELPDAVPTVRMEARRSLLEAIEQARREAFGLQGTDEHQAMYQNAYELLSDPSVRHAFDLAAESDRVRERYGQFRSGQACLLARRLVEGGVPWITVSWNHSARGQDRRPDEFDWLGWDTHNDIFAVMKQLLPRFDQSLSALLEDLDDRGLLDETLVVCMGEFGRAPRVALEPRFSGASPGRKHWANAYSILVAGGGTTPGNVVGGTDRMGAYPTSDRVGPWDVAATMFASLGVNPSAEYRDPLNRPFSVTTGKPISALYR; this comes from the coding sequence GTGATCCGATTCCTCGCCCCAGCTCGAACCCATCGAGAGCCCGCGACGCGCCGGGAATTTCTCAGGATCGGTGGTCTTGCGGGGCTCGGAACCCTCGCCCTGAACCGTGGTGCATCAAGCAGTGATAGTCCGTTGGGACCGGGATTCGGTAAGGCTCGATCGGTGATCCTCGTCTATGCAAATGGCGGGCAAAGCCAGTTCGAAACCTGGGATCCCAAGCCCGAGGCCCCTCGCGAAATTCGGGGGGCGTTTGATCCGATCGCGTCGAGCGTGCCCGGTACGATCGTCTGCGAGCACTTGCCGAAGCTTGCGAGCCTGGCCCATCGCTACTCGATTTTGCGAAGTGTCTCACACGATGATCTCGACCACGGATCGGCCGCCTATCTGACGCTGACGGGGCGGTATCATCCGAGGAAGTCGTCCAACCCCTTGCCGTCGCCAAACGACTTTCCGACGCTCGGCGCGGTCTTGAAGAGGGCTCGGCCGTCGCAGGTTACTCCCTATACGGCGGCGCACATCAACATGCCGGTCGTGGTTCCTGAACTTCCCGCTCCGGGGCAGGACGGCGGGTTTCTCGGCCGGGCTGATGCCCCGCTGGTGGTGGGCGATCCGACCGACCCCGAAGGGTCGTTGCCCGACCTGGAACTGCCCGACGCCGTGCCGACGGTAAGGATGGAGGCCCGCCGTTCGTTGCTGGAGGCGATCGAGCAAGCCCGTCGCGAGGCGTTTGGGCTCCAAGGGACCGACGAACATCAGGCCATGTATCAGAATGCCTATGAGTTGCTGTCGGACCCAAGCGTCCGCCACGCCTTCGATCTGGCGGCCGAATCGGATCGGGTTCGCGAACGCTACGGGCAGTTCCGCTCGGGTCAGGCTTGTTTGTTGGCAAGGCGGCTGGTGGAAGGGGGGGTGCCGTGGATCACCGTCTCCTGGAACCACTCAGCCCGAGGGCAGGATCGGCGGCCTGATGAGTTCGACTGGCTAGGATGGGACACTCATAATGACATCTTTGCTGTCATGAAGCAATTACTCCCGCGATTCGATCAGAGCCTCTCTGCCTTGCTGGAAGACCTTGACGATCGCGGGTTGCTTGACGAAACGCTGGTTGTTTGCATGGGAGAGTTCGGCCGTGCCCCTCGGGTGGCGCTCGAGCCAAGGTTCTCGGGGGCATCGCCGGGGCGGAAGCACTGGGCAAATGCCTATTCGATTCTGGTCGCGGGTGGGGGAACCACTCCGGGAAACGTGGTGGGAGGAACCGACCGGATGGGGGCCTATCCGACCTCGGATCGGGTCGGACCCTGGGACGTGGCGGCAACCATGTTCGCAAGTCTTGGTGTGAATCCGTCGGCCGAGTATCGTGACCCGCTCAACCGCCCGTTTTCCGTAACCACCGGCAAGCCAATCTCGGCGTTGTATCGTTAG